One window of Dyadobacter sandarakinus genomic DNA carries:
- a CDS encoding manganese catalase family protein: MFYHDGKLQYHVRVDKPNPQFAKLLQQAIGGIEGEMRVCLQYLFQAWNSRGPQKYRDMLLETGTEEIAHIEMLATAVCLNLEGSSTAVKDEMVASNPMVEAVMGGRDPRHILSAGLGAMAADANGVPFNGSWVVSSGNIAADMHANVMAETTGRVLATRLYEMTDDAGMKDMLAFLIARDTMHQNQWMAVLEELGVNQTYPIPNSFPESLQNQDVAYKFVTTRVDGDSMARGRWTEGTSIDGKGIFTVEPGVPVGGVPKLSPADKEVHGQVEQGVRPDDGFIDKVKDFITS; encoded by the coding sequence ATGTTTTACCACGATGGAAAACTCCAGTACCATGTAAGGGTTGACAAGCCCAATCCGCAATTTGCAAAACTTCTTCAGCAGGCGATCGGCGGGATAGAAGGTGAAATGAGAGTTTGTCTGCAGTACCTGTTCCAGGCCTGGAATTCCCGGGGTCCGCAGAAATACCGCGACATGCTCCTCGAAACCGGAACCGAGGAAATTGCGCATATCGAAATGCTTGCCACAGCCGTTTGTCTGAATCTCGAAGGTTCATCAACTGCGGTAAAAGATGAAATGGTTGCTTCCAATCCCATGGTTGAAGCTGTTATGGGCGGTCGCGATCCGCGCCATATCCTGTCTGCCGGACTGGGTGCCATGGCCGCCGATGCGAATGGCGTACCTTTCAACGGATCGTGGGTGGTGAGCAGCGGCAACATTGCAGCCGATATGCATGCCAACGTGATGGCCGAAACCACCGGCCGGGTACTTGCTACCAGACTGTACGAAATGACGGATGATGCGGGTATGAAGGATATGCTGGCATTTCTGATTGCCCGTGACACCATGCACCAGAACCAGTGGATGGCCGTACTCGAAGAGCTGGGCGTAAACCAGACCTACCCGATACCAAACAGTTTCCCTGAAAGTCTGCAGAACCAGGATGTGGCCTACAAGTTTGTTACGACCCGTGTGGATGGTGACTCCATGGCCCGTGGGCGCTGGACGGAAGGTACTTCCATTGATGGAAAAGGCATTTTTACGGTTGAACCCGGTGTGCCTGTGGGCGGCGTACCCAAGTTGTCACCTGCCGATAAGGAGGTACACGGACAAGTTGAGCAGGGTGTAAGGCCGGACGATGGCTTCATCGATAAGGTAAAGGACTTCATTACAAGCTAG
- a CDS encoding SRPBCC family protein, with translation MERKTRVNAEAGKQEIVVTRDFELPLELLFKAYTDPDIVAQWMGTKVLKLDSKPHGSYRFETSDPAGNVVFRANGTIHEFVPGKKITRTFEMENTPFPVQLEFLEFESLTPDTSRLVMQMVFKSVAHRNNMLKLPFAQGINMAHNRLQEVAGKYR, from the coding sequence ATGGAGCGGAAAACGCGTGTTAATGCCGAGGCGGGCAAACAGGAAATTGTGGTCACCAGGGATTTTGAATTACCACTGGAACTCCTTTTCAAGGCTTATACCGACCCGGACATTGTTGCCCAATGGATGGGAACAAAAGTGCTGAAACTTGACAGCAAGCCACATGGAAGCTACCGGTTTGAAACCTCCGATCCTGCCGGGAATGTAGTATTTCGTGCTAACGGAACGATTCATGAATTTGTGCCGGGCAAGAAAATCACGCGGACCTTTGAAATGGAGAACACACCCTTTCCGGTGCAGCTCGAATTTCTCGAATTTGAAAGCCTTACTCCCGACACAAGCCGCTTGGTGATGCAAATGGTTTTTAAATCTGTCGCCCACCGGAACAATATGTTAAAGCTGCCTTTTGCACAGGGTATTAATATGGCGCACAACCGGTTGCAAGAAGTGGCAGGTAAATACAGGTAG
- a CDS encoding RagB/SusD family nutrient uptake outer membrane protein, giving the protein MMKKIYLVTTLILLAVTACNRDFDQPNPNNPTIASFWKSQTDAVKGINAVYSTFHRTATLYSRFLFYHGMLRSDEGYGSGGDITLNNVMSFNQTNFNEGLTAGTWQNLYIGVFRANQVLAYVPAIPMDEALKSRIIGEAKFLRGLFYFNLTLYFGRPPLVLEPSEPTDRPSNATNEEAWVQVQKDLAEAAVALPVSYTGDDVGRATRGAAYALLGKAYLQQSRYQDAANGLAWFVTGEGKGVYSLRADYQENFTASTENNSESVFEIQFRFNPNENTDDDVDETRINNTGTSIAQFYGPRGVGFSDGAARRWLVGEFEKEKTALGTRDPRLPVTLLFDSTDVRGPQFTMVYGQTFASRYGTATGESSTVWFRKQLNDNEPGRTSEGFRSPNNHRLLRYADVLLMYAEALNGIGQTAQAYPYVDMVRARAGLRPLSQVKPGMTQAQFLAQIKHERITELTGEGWRFADLQRWGDLGPELAVRDPEFTNFRKGRDEWYPIPQSDIDLNPNLTQNPNY; this is encoded by the coding sequence ATGATGAAAAAGATATATCTGGTTACCACGCTCATCCTGCTGGCGGTTACAGCCTGTAACCGCGATTTCGACCAGCCTAACCCCAACAATCCTACCATCGCCTCATTCTGGAAATCGCAGACAGATGCGGTAAAGGGGATTAATGCGGTGTACAGTACCTTTCACCGGACGGCGACGCTGTACTCGCGGTTTTTATTTTATCATGGCATGCTGCGCTCCGATGAGGGCTATGGCTCGGGTGGGGACATTACACTTAACAATGTAATGAGCTTCAACCAGACAAACTTCAACGAAGGCCTGACTGCGGGTACCTGGCAAAACCTGTACATTGGTGTGTTCAGGGCCAATCAGGTACTCGCCTATGTGCCCGCCATTCCTATGGATGAAGCCCTGAAAAGCCGGATCATCGGGGAGGCGAAGTTTCTGCGGGGATTGTTCTATTTTAACCTTACCCTGTACTTCGGCCGTCCGCCGCTCGTGCTGGAACCATCCGAACCTACGGACAGACCCTCCAACGCGACCAACGAGGAAGCCTGGGTGCAGGTACAAAAGGACCTGGCCGAAGCAGCCGTGGCTTTGCCGGTGAGCTACACAGGCGACGATGTGGGCCGGGCTACGCGTGGTGCTGCCTATGCATTGCTGGGCAAAGCCTACCTGCAGCAGAGCAGGTACCAGGATGCAGCCAATGGGCTGGCCTGGTTTGTGACCGGGGAGGGTAAAGGCGTGTACAGCCTGCGGGCTGATTATCAGGAAAATTTTACAGCATCCACGGAAAATAACAGCGAGTCCGTTTTCGAAATCCAGTTCCGGTTTAATCCGAATGAAAATACCGACGATGACGTGGACGAAACGCGTATTAACAATACTGGCACCTCCATTGCACAGTTCTATGGACCGAGAGGAGTCGGTTTTTCCGATGGTGCAGCGCGGCGATGGCTGGTAGGGGAATTTGAAAAAGAAAAAACCGCACTCGGCACGCGCGATCCCAGGCTGCCGGTTACGCTGCTCTTTGACTCTACCGATGTACGCGGACCGCAGTTCACCATGGTGTATGGTCAGACCTTTGCTTCCCGCTACGGCACTGCAACCGGTGAAAGCAGTACAGTTTGGTTTCGCAAGCAGCTCAATGACAATGAGCCGGGCAGGACATCAGAAGGTTTTCGCTCCCCTAATAACCACCGCTTGCTCAGGTATGCCGACGTACTGCTGATGTATGCGGAGGCACTTAATGGTATTGGCCAGACTGCCCAGGCTTATCCGTATGTGGACATGGTGCGGGCGCGCGCAGGCTTGCGGCCGCTCTCGCAGGTGAAGCCCGGAATGACCCAGGCGCAGTTCCTGGCGCAGATCAAGCACGAGCGCATTACGGAGCTGACAGGGGAAGGATGGCGCTTCGCGGACCTGCAAAGATGGGGAGACCTGGGACCTGAGCTGGCGGTACGCGACCCTGAGTTTACCAATTTCCGGAAAGGCAGGGACGAATGGTACCCTATACCGCAATCCGACATCGATCTGAATCCGAACCTGACCCAGAATCCCAACTATTGA
- a CDS encoding arylsulfatase: MKFSTLLVLALAGTSAFAQKKSPADTRPNIILVMVDDLGYSDLGAYGSEVRTPNIDQLAGEGIRFREFYNNSICAPTRASLITGQYPHKAGVGYFNVNLGLPAYQGYLNKESLTFGEVLQNAGYSTILSGKWHVGNDSLAWPNQRGFDHFYGFINGASNYYDLGKYGKGPKVELVEDNRRINLPADKYLTDEITDHAISYLEEQSKTPKPFFLYLAYNAPHWPLQAPEEDIARYKGRYSIGWDSLRQERLSRQKAIGIADPRQSLAQRDADVVPWDNVPYDEKLLWERKMEIYAAMIDRVDQNIGKLREKLKALKKDDNTMIILISDNGAQGGYAGLSPRRPQRNTGPAGTAGSYVYQDQPWAYVSNTPHASYKNNMHEGGISAPFIAWFPKQIKGGTITKGTGHLIDLAPTFYDLAKATYPVTYKGVKTNALPGKSLVPVLTGKSAEVDRAGEPICWERAGNRAVRKGKWKIVSTFPAYKWELYDLETDRGETADLAASRTEIVNELSSDYAKWAERTGVVDYDKIKPATPLGGVVAQPNRRPPTF; encoded by the coding sequence ATGAAGTTTTCTACACTCCTTGTGCTTGCCCTTGCGGGTACCTCCGCATTTGCCCAAAAGAAATCACCTGCCGACACCCGGCCCAACATCATTCTCGTCATGGTGGATGACCTCGGTTATTCCGATCTTGGCGCTTACGGCTCCGAAGTCAGGACACCGAACATTGACCAGCTGGCAGGTGAAGGCATTCGTTTCCGCGAGTTTTATAATAATTCCATTTGTGCACCTACACGTGCATCGCTGATCACCGGTCAGTACCCGCACAAAGCCGGGGTGGGGTATTTCAATGTTAACCTCGGCCTGCCTGCCTACCAGGGATACCTGAACAAAGAGTCACTCACATTCGGAGAAGTACTTCAGAATGCGGGTTACAGCACGATTCTGAGTGGTAAGTGGCATGTGGGAAATGACAGTCTTGCCTGGCCCAACCAGCGCGGCTTCGACCATTTTTACGGATTTATCAATGGTGCCAGCAATTACTATGATCTTGGTAAATACGGAAAAGGTCCCAAGGTGGAGCTTGTGGAAGACAACCGCCGCATAAACCTGCCCGCTGATAAATACCTGACCGATGAGATCACCGACCACGCCATTTCCTACCTCGAAGAGCAAAGCAAAACACCGAAACCTTTCTTCCTGTACCTGGCCTACAATGCACCTCACTGGCCTTTGCAGGCACCGGAGGAGGATATTGCCAGATACAAAGGCCGGTACAGCATTGGCTGGGACTCGCTCCGCCAGGAACGTCTCTCCCGGCAAAAGGCCATCGGCATAGCCGACCCCCGCCAGTCACTCGCCCAGCGTGATGCAGATGTGGTGCCCTGGGACAATGTGCCCTACGACGAAAAACTGCTCTGGGAGCGGAAAATGGAGATTTATGCAGCAATGATCGATCGGGTTGATCAGAACATCGGCAAGCTCCGCGAAAAGCTGAAAGCATTGAAAAAGGATGATAATACAATGATTATCCTGATTTCAGACAATGGTGCACAGGGCGGCTATGCAGGCTTGTCGCCCCGGCGGCCGCAACGCAATACCGGTCCGGCAGGTACCGCAGGCTCCTACGTGTACCAGGACCAGCCGTGGGCGTACGTCTCCAACACGCCGCACGCCAGCTATAAGAACAATATGCACGAGGGGGGGATCAGTGCTCCGTTTATTGCCTGGTTTCCAAAGCAGATCAAAGGCGGTACCATCACCAAAGGTACAGGCCACCTGATTGACCTTGCACCAACTTTCTATGATCTGGCCAAAGCTACCTATCCTGTAACCTATAAGGGTGTCAAAACAAATGCATTACCTGGAAAAAGCCTGGTGCCTGTGCTTACCGGTAAAAGTGCCGAAGTGGACCGGGCCGGCGAACCGATCTGCTGGGAACGCGCCGGTAACCGGGCGGTGCGCAAGGGCAAATGGAAGATTGTATCCACTTTTCCGGCCTATAAATGGGAGCTGTACGACCTGGAAACGGATCGGGGCGAGACCGCCGATCTGGCTGCAAGCCGCACCGAAATCGTCAATGAACTTTCCTCCGACTATGCCAAATGGGCCGAGCGCACCGGGGTAGTGGATTATGACAAGATAAAGCCTGCTACTCCGCTCGGTGGAGTAGTTGCACAGCCCAACCGCAGGCCGCCTACTTTTTAA
- a CDS encoding SusC/RagA family TonB-linked outer membrane protein — protein MRYSTLLFSCTLALLMSAGIVYGQARTITGLVRAATGETLPGATILVTGTTNATISDADGKFSLSAATGQVLRISFIGYLTAEVPVTEQDAYTIQLEEDAQKLEEFVVIGYQSVRRTDLTGATGIIDAQNTSKRIARSVPEALQGMTPGVSVRNGGAPGQEAVVNIRGLSTLFGNANPLYVIDGMFADANTTVNPNDVETIQVLKDASAAAIYGSRAANGVIIITTKKGKEGALKVDASARFGLSSIPKRWDMMNAAEYVATNTRAYQAAGYALQPGVAGYNGTVNTNWADELLHTGSIQDYNVSLSGGGKDSKYLISGSYFADEGVLKFRDFQRGSLRINTEATRSKFTFGENLMVSSTERNTPFQGGFAEGNAWYDMWTSLPIIPVSSPDLVSTANPGGWGYGSFNARSFSRNQVAINDITKSTFNFFKILGNAFVDFKILKNLSYRFNAGLETSFDKTNDIRKEGLWYWNQSPEFSSVGQTRAQYLSYLFEHTLNFNFTFNKHNLNGVVGYTQQTIRTDDLGGRRLQLGVYGGDYFTTINSASGGMTSSGTRAQTLINSALGRLNYNFAEKYYLTLTFRADKDSRFSPGHRTGYFPSAAASWKISNEEFFKSSVINELKLRGSYGVLGSANLSNYQFTGFLNQAPRAVFGAGQTEFPGATQARLVYEDLKWEQKATANIGADVTLFNNKLAITVDAFRSVAKDVLLSLPLPLYIGNLQGDPLVNIGSIENKGIELELAYRQNAGPFSWSIAPNFSIIRNKVLELGNLGIDEETGEPRNYIQSGNTRSQVGRSIGEYYLLQTDGLFQNDEEVQAHRAQASYAKPGDIRYVNRVDQGTTDDINDRDRNFAGSPWPKLTSGLILNGTWSGLSLNIQFYGAFGQKLYNDVRREIDGLGYSNYRRGINPWTPENTGTDFPRLGVSYATGAAGDPATADRGIVSNVRGNTDRWLENGSYLRLRNVELSYSIPQNVTGKLAISSARVYVSAQNLLTFTKYQGLDPDVVGANFNLQPGVDLGGYPASRIISFGLNLGF, from the coding sequence ATGAGGTATTCTACACTGCTGTTTTCCTGTACACTCGCATTACTGATGTCTGCCGGCATCGTGTACGGACAAGCCCGAACCATTACCGGCCTCGTACGTGCTGCTACCGGCGAAACCCTGCCGGGTGCAACCATCCTGGTAACAGGCACCACCAATGCCACGATTTCCGATGCTGACGGAAAATTCTCGCTTTCCGCCGCTACAGGCCAGGTTCTACGCATTTCCTTTATTGGCTACCTGACCGCCGAAGTACCCGTAACAGAACAGGATGCCTACACCATCCAGCTCGAAGAAGACGCCCAGAAGCTCGAAGAATTCGTGGTGATCGGGTATCAGTCGGTCCGGCGTACGGACCTCACCGGCGCTACGGGCATCATTGACGCTCAGAATACCAGCAAACGCATTGCCCGCTCCGTACCCGAGGCTTTGCAGGGCATGACGCCCGGCGTATCCGTCCGGAACGGCGGGGCACCGGGGCAGGAGGCGGTGGTCAACATCCGGGGTCTCAGCACGCTTTTCGGCAATGCCAATCCCCTGTACGTGATCGACGGCATGTTTGCAGACGCTAATACCACGGTCAATCCCAATGATGTGGAAACGATCCAGGTACTTAAAGATGCTTCCGCCGCAGCCATTTACGGATCGAGGGCTGCTAACGGGGTGATCATCATTACGACCAAAAAAGGAAAGGAAGGTGCCCTGAAAGTGGATGCTTCGGCCCGGTTTGGCCTGTCGTCCATTCCGAAAAGGTGGGATATGATGAATGCTGCCGAGTACGTAGCCACCAACACCCGCGCCTACCAGGCCGCCGGATATGCATTGCAGCCCGGAGTGGCCGGCTATAACGGGACGGTAAACACCAACTGGGCCGATGAGCTGCTGCATACAGGTTCCATCCAGGATTATAATGTGAGCCTCTCAGGCGGTGGCAAGGACAGCAAGTACCTTATTTCAGGCTCATATTTTGCTGACGAAGGTGTACTCAAATTCCGCGATTTTCAGCGCGGCTCACTCCGGATCAACACCGAAGCCACACGCAGCAAATTCACTTTCGGCGAAAACCTGATGGTATCAAGCACTGAGCGAAATACGCCTTTTCAGGGTGGCTTCGCGGAAGGAAATGCCTGGTACGACATGTGGACCAGCCTGCCGATCATCCCGGTGAGCAGTCCCGACCTCGTGAGTACTGCCAATCCGGGCGGGTGGGGTTACGGCTCGTTCAATGCACGTTCTTTTTCACGGAACCAGGTGGCGATCAATGACATTACCAAATCCACCTTCAACTTCTTCAAAATACTCGGCAATGCCTTTGTTGATTTCAAGATCCTGAAAAACCTGAGTTACCGCTTTAATGCAGGGCTTGAAACCAGCTTTGACAAAACCAATGATATTCGCAAGGAAGGCCTCTGGTACTGGAACCAGTCGCCGGAGTTCAGCAGCGTGGGGCAAACCCGGGCGCAGTACCTGAGCTACCTTTTCGAGCATACCCTGAATTTTAATTTTACATTTAACAAACATAACCTGAATGGTGTGGTGGGCTATACCCAGCAAACCATCCGCACTGACGACCTGGGTGGCCGCAGGTTGCAGCTCGGGGTGTATGGCGGTGATTATTTTACGACCATCAATTCGGCGAGCGGCGGCATGACATCCAGTGGTACCCGTGCACAGACCCTCATCAATTCCGCCCTGGGCAGGCTCAATTACAATTTTGCTGAAAAATATTACCTCACGCTGACCTTCCGGGCTGATAAGGATTCCCGTTTTTCACCTGGTCACCGTACCGGCTACTTCCCCTCCGCTGCGGCTTCGTGGAAGATCAGTAACGAGGAATTTTTTAAATCGAGCGTGATCAACGAGCTGAAACTGCGCGGCTCCTATGGGGTGCTGGGATCCGCTAACCTGAGCAACTATCAGTTTACCGGCTTCCTCAACCAGGCACCGCGGGCGGTATTTGGCGCAGGACAAACCGAGTTTCCGGGCGCCACCCAGGCACGGCTTGTGTATGAGGACCTGAAATGGGAGCAAAAGGCTACGGCCAACATCGGTGCTGACGTCACTTTATTTAACAACAAGCTGGCGATCACGGTCGATGCATTCCGGTCGGTGGCTAAGGATGTGCTCCTGTCCCTGCCGCTGCCGCTTTATATCGGCAACCTGCAGGGCGACCCGCTGGTTAACATTGGTTCAATCGAAAATAAGGGCATTGAGCTGGAACTGGCCTACCGGCAGAACGCTGGTCCTTTCAGCTGGAGTATTGCACCTAATTTCAGTATCATCCGCAACAAAGTGCTCGAACTCGGCAACCTGGGCATCGACGAAGAAACGGGCGAACCGCGAAACTACATTCAGTCAGGCAATACCCGCTCGCAGGTAGGCCGCTCCATCGGGGAGTACTACCTTCTCCAGACCGACGGCTTGTTCCAGAATGATGAAGAGGTACAGGCTCATCGTGCCCAGGCATCCTATGCCAAGCCGGGCGACATCCGGTACGTCAACCGCGTAGACCAGGGAACTACCGACGACATCAACGACCGCGACCGGAATTTTGCGGGCAGTCCCTGGCCTAAGCTTACCTCCGGGCTGATCCTTAACGGAACGTGGTCAGGCCTGTCGCTGAACATCCAGTTTTACGGTGCATTTGGTCAGAAGTTGTATAACGATGTACGCCGTGAGATCGACGGACTGGGCTACTCCAACTATCGCCGCGGCATCAATCCCTGGACTCCTGAAAATACGGGTACGGACTTCCCGCGCCTCGGTGTATCCTATGCGACGGGTGCAGCTGGTGACCCTGCTACGGCCGATCGCGGTATTGTGTCCAATGTACGCGGGAACACGGATCGCTGGCTGGAAAACGGCTCATACCTGCGCCTGCGCAACGTCGAGCTGTCTTACTCGATCCCCCAGAACGTTACCGGTAAGCTTGCGATCAGCAGCGCCAGGGTGTATGTCAGTGCACAAAACCTGCTGACATTTACCAAATACCAGGGGCTTGATCCGGATGTAGTAGGGGCCAACTTTAACCTTCAGCCCGGGGTAGACCTCGGCGGGTATCCTGCATCACGCATTATTTCCTTCGGCCTTAACCTGGGATTCTGA
- a CDS encoding ArsR/SmtB family transcription factor: protein MNLRRDVFQAIADPTRRAILVLVASQSMTAGAIAANFNTARPTVSKHLQILTACELLAQVQHGREIYYHFNAQKMKEIADFIEPFRDMWDERFNKLESMMKHYKPEK from the coding sequence ATGAATCTGAGACGTGACGTATTCCAGGCGATCGCTGATCCTACCAGGCGGGCGATACTCGTACTGGTAGCTTCCCAATCGATGACGGCCGGAGCGATCGCGGCCAATTTCAACACGGCGAGGCCGACAGTTTCCAAGCATTTGCAGATACTGACCGCCTGTGAGCTGCTCGCGCAGGTGCAGCACGGACGCGAGATCTACTATCATTTCAATGCTCAGAAAATGAAGGAAATAGCCGACTTCATAGAACCGTTCCGGGACATGTGGGATGAGAGATTCAACAAGCTTGAAAGCATGATGAAGCATTACAAACCGGAAAAATAA
- a CDS encoding DNA alkylation repair protein, whose amino-acid sequence MSITLQETLTQLEKLGTDKMREFNRKHGAHDNQYGLKMGDIRALAKKIKTNHALALELWNTGNIDARLLATLIIQPEKLSHEELNAIVKSERYSQVTDRLYSHVIKDYPDHEIMRNEWMSSDHPMCLRAGWSLTSGRIARNPGGLDIPALLERIAAEMPAADPEVQWTMNSALAQIGIHHPEYRERALALGEAMGIYRNYPVSKGCTSPFAPIWINEMVRRQAAGTSDN is encoded by the coding sequence ATGAGTATAACGCTGCAGGAGACACTCACACAGCTCGAAAAGCTGGGTACCGACAAAATGCGTGAATTTAACCGTAAACACGGCGCACACGATAATCAGTATGGTTTGAAAATGGGTGACATACGCGCACTGGCAAAAAAGATAAAAACCAACCATGCCCTGGCGCTCGAACTCTGGAACACCGGAAACATAGACGCCCGCCTCCTGGCTACGTTGATCATCCAGCCCGAAAAACTGTCACACGAGGAGCTCAATGCCATTGTAAAATCTGAAAGATACTCGCAGGTTACCGATAGGCTTTATAGCCATGTGATTAAGGATTATCCCGATCATGAGATCATGCGAAACGAATGGATGTCGTCCGACCATCCCATGTGCCTGCGGGCGGGATGGAGCCTTACCAGCGGAAGGATTGCCAGAAATCCTGGCGGACTGGATATACCGGCCCTGCTCGAAAGGATCGCAGCTGAGATGCCGGCAGCCGATCCGGAAGTACAATGGACCATGAACTCAGCCCTGGCGCAAATCGGCATTCACCATCCGGAGTACCGGGAGCGTGCGCTGGCGCTGGGTGAGGCAATGGGAATTTACCGCAACTACCCTGTTTCCAAAGGCTGTACTTCGCCTTTTGCACCGATCTGGATCAATGAAATGGTACGCAGACAGGCGGCGGGCACATCCGATAACTAG
- a CDS encoding thioredoxin domain-containing protein — translation MKMFRSFIALLFTAAMVTGVSAQTKKRELLSFADFEAKLKSAGKNAQILDARLPEEYVQNHLEGAVSFSVADAADFEKQTAKLSKDKPTFIYSIGNGRSGVLAEQLREAGFRDVTEVPGGLSKWIGLGRPVISTTGKGLSLDEYQASLKSDKLVLVDFGSRYCPGCKKLDPVIDSIKTEQASQVKVIKIEAYENKSLVKELGVVGLPTLVLYKNNEIVWQKKGGATKAEIETALSSQAFQLVKK, via the coding sequence ATGAAAATGTTTAGATCCTTTATTGCATTGTTGTTTACTGCCGCGATGGTGACGGGAGTGTCTGCACAAACGAAAAAACGGGAGCTGCTGTCCTTCGCCGACTTTGAGGCAAAACTGAAATCGGCAGGTAAGAACGCACAGATCCTGGATGCCCGCCTGCCTGAGGAGTACGTTCAGAACCATTTGGAAGGTGCCGTCAGTTTCAGCGTGGCCGATGCGGCTGATTTTGAAAAACAGACTGCAAAGCTCAGCAAAGACAAACCCACCTTTATTTACTCCATCGGAAATGGCAGGAGCGGCGTCCTTGCGGAACAGCTGCGTGAGGCCGGTTTCAGGGACGTGACCGAAGTGCCCGGCGGACTCAGCAAGTGGATCGGGCTGGGCCGGCCGGTGATCTCGACAACCGGCAAGGGATTGTCGCTGGACGAATATCAGGCTTCACTCAAAAGTGACAAGCTGGTGCTGGTAGATTTTGGTTCACGCTATTGCCCGGGCTGCAAAAAACTCGATCCCGTCATCGACAGCATCAAAACCGAGCAGGCATCCCAGGTTAAGGTCATCAAAATTGAAGCTTACGAAAACAAAAGCCTCGTGAAAGAGCTGGGCGTGGTAGGCCTGCCTACTTTGGTTTTGTATAAAAACAATGAAATCGTCTGGCAGAAAAAGGGAGGCGCCACGAAAGCGGAGATTGAGACTGCGCTCAGCAGTCAGGCTTTCCAGCTTGTGAAAAAATAA
- a CDS encoding DUF4256 domain-containing protein — MSKPPRALPPDRREALLNTLKARFEKNKNRHQALSWDAVQAKLEADPEKLWSLDEMEETGGEPDVVGYDKATDEYIFFDCAAESPKDRRSFCYDHEALEARKANKPADSAVNRAAEMGIELLTEEQYQQLQQLGSFDTKTSSWLKTPADTRKLGGAIFGDRRFNRVFIYHNGADSYYAARGFRGVLRV; from the coding sequence ATGAGTAAACCACCAAGAGCACTGCCGCCAGACCGGCGCGAAGCGTTGCTGAACACGTTGAAAGCCCGTTTTGAAAAAAACAAAAACCGCCACCAGGCACTCAGCTGGGACGCTGTGCAGGCGAAGCTGGAAGCCGACCCTGAAAAATTATGGTCACTGGACGAAATGGAAGAAACCGGTGGCGAGCCCGACGTGGTGGGCTATGACAAAGCGACGGATGAATACATTTTTTTCGACTGTGCTGCGGAAAGTCCTAAAGACCGGAGAAGCTTTTGCTACGATCATGAGGCGCTGGAAGCACGGAAGGCCAACAAGCCCGCCGACAGCGCCGTGAACCGGGCTGCCGAAATGGGCATTGAACTGCTGACCGAGGAACAGTACCAGCAGTTGCAGCAGCTCGGCAGCTTTGACACCAAAACGTCGAGTTGGCTTAAAACACCGGCAGATACCCGCAAGCTCGGCGGCGCGATCTTCGGCGACCGGCGTTTCAACCGGGTGTTCATCTACCACAATGGCGCTGATTCGTACTACGCGGCCCGTGGGTTTCGGGGAGTACTGCGGGTATAG